The Nitrospirota bacterium DNA segment TGTTCGCATGGTAATGCAATCGGTCGCATGGGCTCAAGGCATCGGTGGTGGAGGGGCGAGTTCGAGTTCCGGGACGCTCTTGTCTCTCATTCCGTTCGCGCTGATCTTCGTGATTTTTTACTTTCTGCTCATTTTGCCGCAGCAAAAACGCGCGAAACAGCAGAAGGCATTGCTGGAGGCTCTGAAGAAGGGCGACAAGGTGATCACGGGGTCTGGCATCTGGGGGACCGTGACGAATCTCGGGAAAGAGACGGTGACGCTGCAGATCGCCGATAGTGCCAAGATCCGGATACAACGGGAGCACATCGCTCGATTGCGCGCCGACGATGAAGACAAGGATAAGGACTCGTAGACCGCAAGCGACAAAGGGGTTACAGATCATATGAAAAAAGTGAGTGGGCGGTTAACATTGCTGGCGTTGGTGGTCGTCGTATCGGTGATCTTTTTCATCCCGTCCTATCAGCCGTTCTATCAGGCCCTGCCTGGCTGGCTGAAGAATGTGATGCCGAACAAAGGGATTACCCTGGGGCTGGATCTTCAAGGCGGGATTCATCTCGTCATGGAAGTGGATGAAGATCGCGCGGTCGAAATCGCCGTCGATCGATCGGTCGTGTCGCTACAAGACATGTTGGTCGATAAGAAAATTCCCGTCGAGTCGGTGGCCAGGACGGGACCGACTCAGGTTACGATCCAATTCCAAAATGCCGAACTCAAGGCGCAGATTCAGAAGATGCTCGATGAATATCCGACGTTTACCGAGACGGAGTCTGCGGGGTCGGCGAATAAACTGGTGTGGGAGTTGCGTGACATAGAGGTCAAGCGGATCAAGGATTCTACAATCAACCAGGCGCTGGAAACGATCCGGAACCGTATCGACCAGTTCGGGGTGGCTGAACCGATGGTGCAGCGGCAGGGGCTGAAGCAAATCGTCGTGCAGTTGCCCGGCGTGAAAGAGCCCAAGCGCGCCAAGGATTTGATCAAAGAGACAGCCTTGCTCGAGTTTAAAATGCTCGATGAGGACAATCAGCTGAAGCTCGATCTGCCGGCCCGTATTCCAAAAGAAAAAGAGGCGGATGTTCTCAGGGAGGCCGAAGCGAAGTTGCCTGTCGGTGATCAGATTCTTTTCGAACGGGCGGTCGACAAAGACACCGGCCGCGAATACCGGATTCCCTATCTCGTGAAAAAGCGGGTCATGTTGACCGGCGATGTGTTGAGCGATGCGCGGGTGTCGATCGGTCAATTCAACGATCCCTACGTCTCGATCAGCTTTGACGCCAAGGGCGGTCGGGAGTTCGAGCGGATCACGGGCGACAACGTCAAGAAGCGCATGGCCGTGGTGCTCGACAACACGATCTACTCGGCTCCGGTGATTCAGGAGCGTATTACCGGGGGGCGCGCGCAAATTACCGGGACGTTCTCGATGCAAGAGGCGAGCGACCTGGCCATTGTTCTCCGGGCCGGCGCCCTGCCGGCCCCGCTCAAGATCATTCAAGATCTCACCGTCGGACCGTCGCTTGGGAAGGACTCGATCGACAAAGGCATACAGGCCACGTTGTTTGCCGGTGCCCTGGTGGTCCTGTTCATGATGGTCTATTACCGGACGTCCGGGGTGATTGCGGACTTTGCACTGGCGCTGAATTTACTCTGTCTCATGGGGGCCCTGTCTGCGCTGAACGCCACCTTGACCCTGCCGGGAATTGCCGGAATTGTGCTCACGATCGGGATGGGCGTCGATTCGAACGTCCTGATTTTCGAGCGTATTCGCGAAGAGCTGCGACTCGGGAAGGCGGTCAGGCTTGCGGTGGATGGTGGATACGATAAGGCGATGTTGACGATTGTCGACTCCCACGTGACCACGCTGATCACAGGAGTCGCGCTGTTTCTCTTCGGCACGGGGCCGATCAAAGGATTCGCCGTGACCTTGTGTCTCGGCATCGGGATCAATCTGTTTACCGCCCTGGTGGGCACGAAGGTCATTTTCGACCTTATGAATCAACGACACAAAGTCGAACAGTTAAGCATTTAGTTCGAAGGAGCCGGCATGTTAGAGATTCTTGGAGAAACCAATTCCGATTTCATGGGGAAGCGTCGTTACGCATTTCTGTTCTCCGGCATCATGGTGGTGCTGGGGATTGTGGCGGTTATTCAGATTGGCCGAGGGGCGGCCAATCTCGGCATCGATTTCGTGGGCGGGACTGCGGTCCAGCTCAAGTTCGAGCAAGCGATTCGAATCGACGAGGCTCGAGCAGTGTTGGAAGCCAACGGCTTGGGCAACGCCGAGCTGCAAGAATTCGGTCAGGATAACAAACTCCTGATTCGTCTGAAGGCCTCGACGACCATCGAGGAAAAGGTCGCCGAGCGGGTCGTGGCGGTCTTCACAAAGGAATTTCCCTCGAACCATTTCGTGGTGGATTCCAGCACGGAAATTGGACCGGCCATCGGACATAAATTACAAGAGGATGCTCTCATTGCGATCCTCGTTTCCTTTGCCGGGATCATTCTCTACGTGGCGGGGCGATTCGAGCTTCGCTTCGGCATCGCGGCAGCGTTGGCCACATTCCATGATGTCTTGGCGGTCCTGGGTGCATTTTACATTATGGATAAGGAAATCACCCTGTTGGTGGTGACGGCGTTGCTGACGTTGGCCGGCTATTCCATGACCGATACCGTCGTCGTCTTCGATCGGATCAGAGAAAACCTCAAGATGCGGCGGCGGGACAGCGAGGAGACGATTATCAACAATGCGGTCAATCAAGTGTTGAGCCGCACGATCGTGACCAGTTTGACCGTCGTATTGGTCCTGATTCCTCTGACGTTGGCCGGCGGAGAGGTCTTGCACGACTTCTCGCTCGCTCTGCTCTGTGGCGTGATATTCGGGACCTATTCGTCGATCTTCGTCGCCAGCCCGTTGCTGTTGCTCTGGCCGGGAGCCTCCGGGCGGCTGTTGAAACGGAGTTAGCAGGACGGTGACATAATCGTTCGTCGATCGCAGTCCGAAGGCCGAGGAGAAGGCCGAAGGCTAAAGTGTTCAAAATTTTGAACCTCAACCTTCGGCCTTCCCAGCTTCAGCCTTCAGTCTGCCTCGCGAGCCTCGCGCGGACTGTCGCATCCTCCTCTGGGCACACCCATGACGTTCTGGAGTCGCTCTCATAGTCTCCAGCATAAGATCATCACGGCCATCGTGATGGTCGGGCTCCTGCCACTGACTCTTTTGCTGGCGCTCACCTACATTGAGGAGCGTCGCGCACTTCGAGAAATGACCGGCGCCAACTTCAAAGAAGTCGCCGTGGAAGCCGCTCGCCGCATCGAAATGCAGGTCAGCCGCGGGATGAACGAGGCTCAGCAGCTTGCA contains these protein-coding regions:
- the secF gene encoding protein translocase subunit SecF yields the protein MLEILGETNSDFMGKRRYAFLFSGIMVVLGIVAVIQIGRGAANLGIDFVGGTAVQLKFEQAIRIDEARAVLEANGLGNAELQEFGQDNKLLIRLKASTTIEEKVAERVVAVFTKEFPSNHFVVDSSTEIGPAIGHKLQEDALIAILVSFAGIILYVAGRFELRFGIAAALATFHDVLAVLGAFYIMDKEITLLVVTALLTLAGYSMTDTVVVFDRIRENLKMRRRDSEETIINNAVNQVLSRTIVTSLTVVLVLIPLTLAGGEVLHDFSLALLCGVIFGTYSSIFVASPLLLLWPGASGRLLKRS
- the yajC gene encoding preprotein translocase subunit YajC; this encodes MVMQSVAWAQGIGGGGASSSSGTLLSLIPFALIFVIFYFLLILPQQKRAKQQKALLEALKKGDKVITGSGIWGTVTNLGKETVTLQIADSAKIRIQREHIARLRADDEDKDKDS
- the secD gene encoding protein translocase subunit SecD, whose product is MKKVSGRLTLLALVVVVSVIFFIPSYQPFYQALPGWLKNVMPNKGITLGLDLQGGIHLVMEVDEDRAVEIAVDRSVVSLQDMLVDKKIPVESVARTGPTQVTIQFQNAELKAQIQKMLDEYPTFTETESAGSANKLVWELRDIEVKRIKDSTINQALETIRNRIDQFGVAEPMVQRQGLKQIVVQLPGVKEPKRAKDLIKETALLEFKMLDEDNQLKLDLPARIPKEKEADVLREAEAKLPVGDQILFERAVDKDTGREYRIPYLVKKRVMLTGDVLSDARVSIGQFNDPYVSISFDAKGGREFERITGDNVKKRMAVVLDNTIYSAPVIQERITGGRAQITGTFSMQEASDLAIVLRAGALPAPLKIIQDLTVGPSLGKDSIDKGIQATLFAGALVVLFMMVYYRTSGVIADFALALNLLCLMGALSALNATLTLPGIAGIVLTIGMGVDSNVLIFERIREELRLGKAVRLAVDGGYDKAMLTIVDSHVTTLITGVALFLFGTGPIKGFAVTLCLGIGINLFTALVGTKVIFDLMNQRHKVEQLSI